The Halomonas sp. HAL1 genome segment GCTGTAAGCGGATACGCCGCTCATTGAGGGCACATCGTGACGAAGCGGATTTCCGCCATACGCAAGAGATAATCAATGTATTGAAGGAGTGGGAAGATGATGGTGAGTGCGATCTCTATTTCTTTGATGAAGCCGGTTTCTCGCAATCATCGTCACTTCCTTATGCATGGAGCCCGATAGCCAAGCCCTGGGAAGTCACGGCCTACCCACACAGCAAACGGCTGAATGTACTGGGCTTTCTCACCAGAAAAGGTGAGTTTTTTCACCATATGACCACCGACTCAGTGACCACTGAAACCGTTATAGAAGCCTTTGATCAGTTTGCGGCACATAAAGACCCTGACGCATTCGCCGTCGTGATACTGGATAATGCCAGGATGCACCGTTCCAAGGCGTTCCAGCGCAAACTTATTGATTGGATGGCACATCGCATTCACCTGGTCTACTTGTCGCCATATTCGCCGGAGCTGAATCTGATCGAAATCCTTTGGCGCGAAATCAAATACCGGTGGCTACCGTTAACAGCCTACAGTTCGTTCGATAAGCTTTGTGAAGCGGTCAAAAAAGTATGTAATGGTTACGGCACTGATTACTCAATAACTTTTGCATAACCACTTATTACAATTGT includes the following:
- a CDS encoding IS630 family transposase, with product MSRRLRFVSLTPDQQRILNEAYQYGEKRALRRRAHAILLNHKGHTINQIRDIIGVKRDTVSTWLSQWEADGIEGLQDKPREGRPHLLSESDLAVLEQLVEEYPHQLPVLHAKFQEQTGNVVSQDTLRRALKKGYSCKRIRRSLRAHRDEADFRHTQEIINVLKEWEDDGECDLYFFDEAGFSQSSSLPYAWSPIAKPWEVTAYPHSKRLNVLGFLTRKGEFFHHMTTDSVTTETVIEAFDQFAAHKDPDAFAVVILDNARMHRSKAFQRKLIDWMAHRIHLVYLSPYSPELNLIEILWREIKYRWLPLTAYSSFDKLCEAVKKVCNGYGTDYSITFA